In Cloacibacterium caeni, a single window of DNA contains:
- a CDS encoding energy transducer TonB: MNKFIIIFTLILNSFVFGQVKDTIIDGKKVEIYYNIDRDAEFPEGFEVFKKLIMENFDTSKVKYKKKGRIFTVIVFVVQKDGSLGDFSVSGENKQFNKEALNAIKKVDVKWSPALINNLPARQRFKVPLYLTFD; the protein is encoded by the coding sequence ATGAATAAGTTTATTATAATTTTCACTCTTATTTTAAATAGTTTTGTTTTTGGGCAAGTAAAAGATACTATTATTGATGGAAAAAAAGTAGAAATTTATTATAACATAGACAGAGATGCTGAATTTCCAGAAGGTTTTGAAGTTTTTAAAAAATTAATAATGGAAAACTTTGATACCTCAAAAGTAAAATATAAAAAGAAAGGTAGAATTTTTACAGTAATTGTTTTCGTAGTTCAAAAAGATGGTTCTTTAGGTGATTTTTCCGTTTCTGGTGAGAATAAACAATTCAATAAAGAAGCTTTAAACGCAATAAAAAAAGTTGATGTTAAATGGTCACCAGCTTTAATTAATAATCTTCCAGCAAGGCAAAGATTTAAAGTTCCTCTTTATTTGACGTTTGACTAA
- a CDS encoding DUF2809 domain-containing protein produces MIFNYNYFLTTIFLFLAEASIATIFKDIIWLRAYFGDVLVVILIYTFMLTFLDIKNKMLLNIGVFLFACVIEFAQYFHFAELLGFQDNKITMIILGNSFSWIDILCYAMGSFCIFTFHKILK; encoded by the coding sequence ATGATTTTTAATTACAACTATTTCTTAACAACTATATTTCTATTTCTAGCAGAGGCTTCCATCGCTACTATTTTCAAAGATATTATTTGGTTAAGGGCTTATTTTGGCGATGTTTTAGTGGTAATTCTTATTTATACTTTTATGCTAACTTTCCTTGATATTAAAAACAAAATGCTTCTCAACATTGGGGTTTTCTTATTTGCTTGTGTCATAGAATTTGCTCAATATTTTCATTTTGCAGAATTATTAGGCTTTCAAGACAATAAAATTACCATGATTATTCTCGGAAATTCTTTTTCTTGGATTGATATTTTGTGCTATGCAATGGGTTCTTTTTGTATTTTTACTTTCCATAAGATTTTAAAATGA